A single genomic interval of Lathyrus oleraceus cultivar Zhongwan6 chromosome 7, CAAS_Psat_ZW6_1.0, whole genome shotgun sequence harbors:
- the LOC127102804 gene encoding uncharacterized protein LOC127102804, giving the protein MAKILNSDIQILIEEKTEESHNPILPKSHNEDANHQISFDRKNQEISSPNSFILAEKKNGESHFHHFPNTNIVDANHVISSTGEDQKISAVNSSTGEKKRIENENKSHTISTEREGQKIHSLPSLVRKSKRSTMTKIVDQHMQILTKTKNEYSKFPVLPQTENEDANCEILSEGEDLKISSSIPVVEKNKRGRKRGRPSKQSTSGSKKQKAPNPKWIGRWIKRYKIRKNGRKDAFYIHKMIPKLTCRSKKEVDRYENFGIRPGRKADENGNEIPKSITKKQKGSSSK; this is encoded by the exons ATGGCTAAGATTCTGAACTCAGACATCCAGATCCTAATTGAAGAGAAGACTGAAGAGTCACATAACCCAATATTACCAAAGTCACATAATGAAGATGCAAACCATCAGATCTCATTTGACCGCAAAAACCAAGAGATCTCTTCTCCAAATTCTTTT ATCTTGGCTGAAAAAAAGAATGGAGaatcacattttcatcattttcCAAACACAAATATTGTAGATGCAAACCATGTGATTTCATCTACAGGGGAAGATCAAAAGATCTCAGCTGTGAATTCTTCTACTGGTGAAAAGAAAAGG attgaaaatgaaaataaaagtCATACAATTTCAACTGAAAGGGAAGGCCAAAAGATACATTCTCTCCCGTCTCTTGTGCGTAAAAGTAAAAGG AGCACAATGACTAAGATTGTTGACCAACACATGCAGATCTTGACTAAAACGAAGAATGAATATTCAAAATTTCCAGTTTTACCACAAACAGAGAATGAAGATGCAAACTGTGAAATCTTATCTGAAGGAGAAGACCTAAAAATCTCTTCTTCAATACCAGTTGtggaaaaaaataaaaga GGAAGAAAGAGAGGGAGACCATCAAAACAATCCACTTCAGGTTCGAAGAAACAAAAAGCACCTAATCCTAAATGGATTGGAAGATGGATCAAGAGatataaaataagaaaaaatgGAAGAAAAGATGCC TTTTACATTCATAAGATGATACCTAAACTTACTTGTCGATCTAAGAAAGAGGTTGACAGATATGAAAATTTTGGAATTCGTCCAGGTAGAAAAGCAGATGAGAATGGAAATGAAATACCCAAGAGTATCACTAAAAAACAAAAAG gttcatcatcaaaataa